The Osmerus eperlanus chromosome 22, fOsmEpe2.1, whole genome shotgun sequence genome window below encodes:
- the zgc:112980 gene encoding uncharacterized protein zgc:112980 isoform X2, with amino-acid sequence MHNADSIIVLSDGEEDGASSNNDSVVIVEDRTSPAPRPVCVSSDQQEEELVITFSQGAQLLPHARYDCSIHTFTLEDAETSAPAGNNQLICQQCYCYICDRPAGECLVWTVAGMCHCNSHNRSVFWRSSRDAQLLGFLQRFSLTLLEVDPELRLAEALLLKLEAEIKVEYASFLMGTMRWTASCSCRCHTANQEHVESCSCQSNHQEVRMHDYLQVYQCVGAFLDRAEREEREKPRAAAVMRLGAAHFFLTHAHAPGMTNLTPQGNSEEGRFLLLKRVTEAVQRQLVMCDFNPAFSLKLQTFYQDLPLPPRCAVLRNSLRVRPWKDPLLVSVLLGQNVTGQGRGQGRGRKDVLTESAAVVLLRTHQLQLQNKYWELTRYLKVVQTDNSELVQAVRDLIPLYQCKSGNLTAALYSTFSPAPGPCCPACRMTPDLYHLYLRILTTATAPTHTLHLHTQPLPHTTVWEPIRGTVHVKRSDVVRFSLRILMSNTALYTDVQCWVSLLHVVNIPALPQPDAAFLKEAVAVTTAILLDRPGHVIPRSFRSVYPDQALLLLVTACLARCTAAGFPSSTLYTHNTYKENVWCMDWLCDRLSSLCPPSHTVKPRP; translated from the exons ATGCACAACGCCGACAGCATCATCGTCCTGAGTGACGGTGAGGAAGACGGTGCATCCAGCAACAACGACTCGGTGGTGATCGTGGAGGACCGGACGAGTCCCG ccccccggccagtgtgtgtgtcgtcggaccagcaggaggaggagctggtcaTCACGTTCTCTCAGggagcccagctcctcccacaTGCACGCTATGACTGCAGCATACACACCTTCAC GCTTGAAGACGCAGAGACCAGCGCTCCTGCAGGAAACAACCAGCTCATCTGCCAGCAGTGTTACTGCTACATCTGTGATAGGCCGGCAGGAGAG tgcctGGTGTGGACGGTGGCGGGGATGTGTCACTGTAACAGTCACAACCGGAGTGTGTtctggaggagcagcagagatGCACAGCTGCTGGGCTTCCTGCAGCGCTTCTCCCTTACCCTGCTGGAGGTGGACCCAGAGCTACGGCtagcag aggcaTTGCTGCTGAAGTTGGAGGCGGAGATAAAAGTGGAGTACGCCTCCTTCCTGATGGGAACGATGCGATGGACTGCCTCATGCTCCTGCCGCTGCcacacagccaatcaggagCATGTGGAATCTTGCAGCTGCCAATCAAATCACCAGGAGGTGCGGATGCACGA ctaccTGCAGGTGTACCAGTGTGTGGGTGCCTTCctggacagagcagagagagaggagagagagaagcccagaGCTGCAGCTGTCATGAGACTGGGAGCTGCCCACTTCttcctcacacacgctcacgctcctgg gatgacTAACCTGACTCCTCAAGGAAACTCGGAGGAAGGCAGGTTTCTACTGCTGAAAAG GGTGACAGAGGCAGTGCAGAGACAGCTGGTGATGTGTGACTTCAATCCAGCCTTCAGCCTCAAGCTCCAGACCTTCTACCAGGACCTGCCGCTGCCCCCCAGGTGTGCTGTACTCAGGAACAG CCTGCGTGTGCGTCCCTGGAAGGACCCCCTGCTggtgtctgtgctgctgggACAGAACGTGACTGgccaggggcggggccaggggcgGGGCCGTAAGGACGTCCTAACTGAGTCTGCTGCTGTGGTGCTGCTCCGAACACACCAACTACAGCTGCaaaacaa gtactgGGAGTTGACCAGGTACCTAAAAGTGGTTCAGACAGACAACAGTGAACt tgtCCAGGCTGTGCGTGATCTCATCCCCCTGTACCAGTGTAAGTCTGGGAACCTGACTGCTGCCCTGTACAGCACCTTCAGCCCTGCCCCCGgaccctgctgccctgcctgccggatgacccctgacctctaccACCTCTACCTCCGCATCCTCACCACAGCAACCGCTcccacccacaccctccacctgcacactcagcccctcccacacaccactGTGTGGGAGCCAATCAGAG GGACAGTCCATGTGAAGAGATCAGACGTGGTTCGTTTCTCTCTCAGAATTCTGATGTCCAACACTGCTCTCTACACAGAT gttcagTGCTGGGTGTCTCTGCTCCATGTGGTGAACATTCCTGCTCTCCCACAACCAGATGCTGCCTTCCTGAAG GAAGCAGTGGCTGTTACCACAGCAATACTACTAGACCGGCCGGGTCATGTGATCCCTCGGTCCTTCCGGagt gtataTCCAGACCAAGCATTGTTGCTCCTGGTCACAGCGTGTCTCGCTAGATGTACGGCAGCAGGCTTCCCAAGCTCCACCCTCTACACCCACAACACTTACAAG gagaaTGTGTGGTGTATGGACTGGCTGTGTgaccgtctctcctccctgtgtcctcctTCTCACACTGTTAAA CCCAGACCGTGA
- the zgc:112980 gene encoding uncharacterized protein zgc:112980 isoform X3 — protein sequence MHNADSIIVLSDGEEDGASSNNDSVVIVEDRTSPAPRPVCVSSDQQEEELVITFSQGAQLLPHARYDCSIHTFTLEDAETSAPAGNNQLICQQCYCYICDRPAGECLVWTVAGMCHCNSHNRSVFWRSSRDAQLLGFLQRFSLTLLEVDPELRLAEALLLKLEAEIKVEYASFLMGTMRWTASCSCRCHTANQEHVESCSCQSNHQEVRMHDYLQVYQCVGAFLDRAEREEREKPRAAAVMRLGAAHFFLTHAHAPGMTNLTPQGNSEEGRFLLLKRVTEAVQRQLVMCDFNPAFSLKLQTFYQDLPLPPRCAVLRNSLRVRPWKDPLLVSVLLGQNVTGQGRGQGRGRKDVLTESAAVVLLRTHQLQLQNKYWELTRYLKVVQTDNSELVQAVRDLIPLYQCKSGNLTAALYSTFSPAPGPCCPACRMTPDLYHLYLRILTTATAPTHTLHLHTQPLPHTTVWEPIRGTVHVKRSDVVRFSLRILMSNTALYTDVQCWVSLLHVVNIPALPQPDAAFLKEAVAVTTAILLDRPGHVIPRSFRSVYPDQALLLLVTACLARCTAAGFPSSTLYTHNTYKENVWCMDWLCDRLSSLCPPSHTPRP from the exons ATGCACAACGCCGACAGCATCATCGTCCTGAGTGACGGTGAGGAAGACGGTGCATCCAGCAACAACGACTCGGTGGTGATCGTGGAGGACCGGACGAGTCCCG ccccccggccagtgtgtgtgtcgtcggaccagcaggaggaggagctggtcaTCACGTTCTCTCAGggagcccagctcctcccacaTGCACGCTATGACTGCAGCATACACACCTTCAC GCTTGAAGACGCAGAGACCAGCGCTCCTGCAGGAAACAACCAGCTCATCTGCCAGCAGTGTTACTGCTACATCTGTGATAGGCCGGCAGGAGAG tgcctGGTGTGGACGGTGGCGGGGATGTGTCACTGTAACAGTCACAACCGGAGTGTGTtctggaggagcagcagagatGCACAGCTGCTGGGCTTCCTGCAGCGCTTCTCCCTTACCCTGCTGGAGGTGGACCCAGAGCTACGGCtagcag aggcaTTGCTGCTGAAGTTGGAGGCGGAGATAAAAGTGGAGTACGCCTCCTTCCTGATGGGAACGATGCGATGGACTGCCTCATGCTCCTGCCGCTGCcacacagccaatcaggagCATGTGGAATCTTGCAGCTGCCAATCAAATCACCAGGAGGTGCGGATGCACGA ctaccTGCAGGTGTACCAGTGTGTGGGTGCCTTCctggacagagcagagagagaggagagagagaagcccagaGCTGCAGCTGTCATGAGACTGGGAGCTGCCCACTTCttcctcacacacgctcacgctcctgg gatgacTAACCTGACTCCTCAAGGAAACTCGGAGGAAGGCAGGTTTCTACTGCTGAAAAG GGTGACAGAGGCAGTGCAGAGACAGCTGGTGATGTGTGACTTCAATCCAGCCTTCAGCCTCAAGCTCCAGACCTTCTACCAGGACCTGCCGCTGCCCCCCAGGTGTGCTGTACTCAGGAACAG CCTGCGTGTGCGTCCCTGGAAGGACCCCCTGCTggtgtctgtgctgctgggACAGAACGTGACTGgccaggggcggggccaggggcgGGGCCGTAAGGACGTCCTAACTGAGTCTGCTGCTGTGGTGCTGCTCCGAACACACCAACTACAGCTGCaaaacaa gtactgGGAGTTGACCAGGTACCTAAAAGTGGTTCAGACAGACAACAGTGAACt tgtCCAGGCTGTGCGTGATCTCATCCCCCTGTACCAGTGTAAGTCTGGGAACCTGACTGCTGCCCTGTACAGCACCTTCAGCCCTGCCCCCGgaccctgctgccctgcctgccggatgacccctgacctctaccACCTCTACCTCCGCATCCTCACCACAGCAACCGCTcccacccacaccctccacctgcacactcagcccctcccacacaccactGTGTGGGAGCCAATCAGAG GGACAGTCCATGTGAAGAGATCAGACGTGGTTCGTTTCTCTCTCAGAATTCTGATGTCCAACACTGCTCTCTACACAGAT gttcagTGCTGGGTGTCTCTGCTCCATGTGGTGAACATTCCTGCTCTCCCACAACCAGATGCTGCCTTCCTGAAG GAAGCAGTGGCTGTTACCACAGCAATACTACTAGACCGGCCGGGTCATGTGATCCCTCGGTCCTTCCGGagt gtataTCCAGACCAAGCATTGTTGCTCCTGGTCACAGCGTGTCTCGCTAGATGTACGGCAGCAGGCTTCCCAAGCTCCACCCTCTACACCCACAACACTTACAAG gagaaTGTGTGGTGTATGGACTGGCTGTGTgaccgtctctcctccctgtgtcctcctTCTCACACT CCCAGACCGTGA
- the zgc:112980 gene encoding uncharacterized protein zgc:112980 isoform X1, which produces MHNADSIIVLSDGEEDGASSNNDSVVIVEDRTSPAPRPVCVSSDQQEEELVITFSQGAQLLPHARYDCSIHTFTLEDAETSAPAGNNQLICQQCYCYICDRPAGECLVWTVAGMCHCNSHNRSVFWRSSRDAQLLGFLQRFSLTLLEVDPELRLAEALLLKLEAEIKVEYASFLMGTMRWTASCSCRCHTANQEHVESCSCQSNHQEVRMHDYLQVYQCVGAFLDRAEREEREKPRAAAVMRLGAAHFFLTHAHAPGMTNLTPQGNSEEGRFLLLKRVTEAVQRQLVMCDFNPAFSLKLQTFYQDLPLPPRCAVLRNSLRVRPWKDPLLVSVLLGQNVTGQGRGQGRGRKDVLTESAAVVLLRTHQLQLQNKYWELTRYLKVVQTDNSELVQAVRDLIPLYQCKSGNLTAALYSTFSPAPGPCCPACRMTPDLYHLYLRILTTATAPTHTLHLHTQPLPHTTVWEPIRGTVHVKRSDVVRFSLRILMSNTALYTDVQCWVSLLHVVNIPALPQPDAAFLKEAVAVTTAILLDRPGHVIPRSFRSVYPDQALLLLVTACLARCTAAGFPSSTLYTHNTYKENVWCMDWLCDRLSSLCPPSHTVKVCHQ; this is translated from the exons ATGCACAACGCCGACAGCATCATCGTCCTGAGTGACGGTGAGGAAGACGGTGCATCCAGCAACAACGACTCGGTGGTGATCGTGGAGGACCGGACGAGTCCCG ccccccggccagtgtgtgtgtcgtcggaccagcaggaggaggagctggtcaTCACGTTCTCTCAGggagcccagctcctcccacaTGCACGCTATGACTGCAGCATACACACCTTCAC GCTTGAAGACGCAGAGACCAGCGCTCCTGCAGGAAACAACCAGCTCATCTGCCAGCAGTGTTACTGCTACATCTGTGATAGGCCGGCAGGAGAG tgcctGGTGTGGACGGTGGCGGGGATGTGTCACTGTAACAGTCACAACCGGAGTGTGTtctggaggagcagcagagatGCACAGCTGCTGGGCTTCCTGCAGCGCTTCTCCCTTACCCTGCTGGAGGTGGACCCAGAGCTACGGCtagcag aggcaTTGCTGCTGAAGTTGGAGGCGGAGATAAAAGTGGAGTACGCCTCCTTCCTGATGGGAACGATGCGATGGACTGCCTCATGCTCCTGCCGCTGCcacacagccaatcaggagCATGTGGAATCTTGCAGCTGCCAATCAAATCACCAGGAGGTGCGGATGCACGA ctaccTGCAGGTGTACCAGTGTGTGGGTGCCTTCctggacagagcagagagagaggagagagagaagcccagaGCTGCAGCTGTCATGAGACTGGGAGCTGCCCACTTCttcctcacacacgctcacgctcctgg gatgacTAACCTGACTCCTCAAGGAAACTCGGAGGAAGGCAGGTTTCTACTGCTGAAAAG GGTGACAGAGGCAGTGCAGAGACAGCTGGTGATGTGTGACTTCAATCCAGCCTTCAGCCTCAAGCTCCAGACCTTCTACCAGGACCTGCCGCTGCCCCCCAGGTGTGCTGTACTCAGGAACAG CCTGCGTGTGCGTCCCTGGAAGGACCCCCTGCTggtgtctgtgctgctgggACAGAACGTGACTGgccaggggcggggccaggggcgGGGCCGTAAGGACGTCCTAACTGAGTCTGCTGCTGTGGTGCTGCTCCGAACACACCAACTACAGCTGCaaaacaa gtactgGGAGTTGACCAGGTACCTAAAAGTGGTTCAGACAGACAACAGTGAACt tgtCCAGGCTGTGCGTGATCTCATCCCCCTGTACCAGTGTAAGTCTGGGAACCTGACTGCTGCCCTGTACAGCACCTTCAGCCCTGCCCCCGgaccctgctgccctgcctgccggatgacccctgacctctaccACCTCTACCTCCGCATCCTCACCACAGCAACCGCTcccacccacaccctccacctgcacactcagcccctcccacacaccactGTGTGGGAGCCAATCAGAG GGACAGTCCATGTGAAGAGATCAGACGTGGTTCGTTTCTCTCTCAGAATTCTGATGTCCAACACTGCTCTCTACACAGAT gttcagTGCTGGGTGTCTCTGCTCCATGTGGTGAACATTCCTGCTCTCCCACAACCAGATGCTGCCTTCCTGAAG GAAGCAGTGGCTGTTACCACAGCAATACTACTAGACCGGCCGGGTCATGTGATCCCTCGGTCCTTCCGGagt gtataTCCAGACCAAGCATTGTTGCTCCTGGTCACAGCGTGTCTCGCTAGATGTACGGCAGCAGGCTTCCCAAGCTCCACCCTCTACACCCACAACACTTACAAG gagaaTGTGTGGTGTATGGACTGGCTGTGTgaccgtctctcctccctgtgtcctcctTCTCACACTGTTAAAGTATGTCACCAGTAG
- the mvb12a gene encoding multivesicular body subunit 12A, translating into MSLMESPPVRPITAVAWSSNTSTCPRAFTLISIAEDGAPANFSRGIMKSSYFLCYSKETSGGLVVCDIQVISDKELLPHGYCYIPEHMEPKASVFKKKRVCVYLVPLASVHTAVLDLRLTAKSRMMLQHYTCAGDMNGYVLWCKKGPFRIPAPQAKPRSLSLDVQQLSLDPPALPLRPSNAPPLPPGKISHRRGTLQSDASVEKDGDSGHIYGYTAIDGVPFSLHPRFETQAGNMNSTNTQLTNIRIKSVQDIENEYNYPFTVEETTARRTRPSLSTGSTS; encoded by the exons atgTCTCTGATGGAGTCTCCTCCCGTGAGGCCAATCACAGCTGTGGCCTGGAGCTCCAACACCTCCACCTGTCCTCGAGCCTTCACCctg atcAGTATAGCAGAGGATGGAGCACCAGCTAACTTCTCTCGTGGAATCATGAAGTCTAGTTACTTCCTTTGTTAcagcaag GAGACTTCAGGGGGGCTGGTGGTGTGTGATATTCAGGTGATCTCAGACAAGGAGCTTCTTCCTCATGGTTACTGCTACATCCCTGAACACATGGAGccca aggcGTCTGTGTTTAAgaagaagcgtgtgtgtgtgtatctggtccCACTGGCCAGCGTGCACACAGCCGTACTGGACCTCCGTCTGACCGCCAAGAGCAGAATGATGCTGCAGCACTACACCTGcgcagg ggacatGAATGGTTATGTGTTGTGGTGTAAGAAAGGGCCGTTCAGAATCCCTGCCCCCCAGGCCAAGCCTCGCTCCCTCAGCCTCGACGTCCAGCAGCTGTCTCTGGaccccccggccctgcccctGCGCCCCAG CAAcgccccacccctgccccctgggaAGATCAGCCATCGTCGTGGCACCCTCCAATCAGACGCCTCGGTGGAGAAAGATGGTGACAGTGGCCACATCTACGGCTACACAG ccataGATGGGGTCCCATTCTCTCTGCACCCCAGGTTTGAGACCCAGGCTGGCAACATG AACTCTACAAACACTCAACTGACCAACATTCGTATCAAGTCTGTGCAGGACATTGAAAATgag TACAACTATCCGTTCACTGTGGAGGAGACCACTGCCAGGAGGACacggccctctctctctacaggaaGTACATCAtag